From a single Lolium rigidum isolate FL_2022 chromosome 7, APGP_CSIRO_Lrig_0.1, whole genome shotgun sequence genomic region:
- the LOC124673006 gene encoding ATP-dependent DNA helicase RecQ-like, with protein MDQPHMENEFLLISTPKYKKFNKTWIVDNDGGLGAADGDGGDAQASLDQSRGEDQCPSASSLIYQIPPLVAKKTTVVVSPLLSLMQDQVMSLQQRGVKSDYLGSTQMNSSVSSEAEKGLYDVLYMTPEKAISLPTRFWSNLQASGICLLAIDEAHCISEWGHDFRPEYKQLHSLRDHLVGVPFVALTATATERVRGDIATSLNLCDPHVAIGSFDRPNLFYGVKSCNRSMSFISELVKDVSKNCTVGGSTIIYCTTIRDTEQVHEAMITAGIKSNIYHGKMGSKAREESHRSFVRDEVLVMVATIAFGMGIDKPDVRCVIHYGCPKSLESYYQESGRCGRDGLPSFCWLYYQRSDFAKADFYCSEATNAMQRNAIMDSFMAAQKYCLLGTCRRKCLLQYFGEEHATDCGNCDNCTTTKTERDLSKESFLLLSCIKSCGGRWGLNMPIDVLRGSRVKKLVEKNYDKLPMHARGKDYPPNWWKALGGLLMAHGYLKETTSDGFRLVSVSPKGAKFLSDGGTPLFLQPTAEMIEQEELGSSQHKEGGLNPLTPVDSEKTSEEELKLYQMLLNVRTKLARDIGTAPYAICGDQTLRHFARIRPSTGARLANIDGVNQHFISRYSGTFVQHITQFSKELNLSLDDSSGVEETVSVSKPVNNKFPMKLGDARFTAWELWQNKEYSFKKIAHFRRAVPIKEQTVIQYILDAARDGSEMNWNRFCEETGLTLEIASQIRLAIAKVGSRDKLKPIKDELPENVTYEMIKIFFTIDELGVSEKAFGGIPTDGARAAESPKSCSHESEAVENSNQGDSVITADACDSSPSRKRSGTDGTPVPDDEQVKKRQKTDEQVTESTPPAVATEEAILELVESRGGVSLEDAVKHFSGSKRESVVEMLESLQCNFAVYMKNDCYLVL; from the exons GTCATGAGTTTACAACAACGTGGTGTGAAATCTGACTACCTTGGCAGCACCCAAATGAATAGCTCTGTTAGCAGTGAGGCTGAAAAAGGCCTGTATGATGTTCTGTACATGACCCCTGAGAAAGCTATCTCACTTCCTACAAG GTTTTGGAGTAACTTGCAGGCTTCCGGAATCTGCTTGTTGGCCATCGATGAAGCACATTGCATATCTGAATGGGGTCATGATTTCAG GCCGGAGTACAAGCAGCTACATTCATTGCGTGACCACCTTGTTGGTGTTCCCTTTGTTGCCTTGACTGCAACAGCCACAGAAAG GGTACGTGGAGATATTGCCACTTCCTTGAACCTGTGCGATCCTCATGTTGCAATCGGATCATTTGATCGTCCAAACCTTTTCTACGGTGTGAAATCGTGCAACCGATCTATGTCCTTTATAAGTGAACTTGTGAAAGATGTCTCGAAGAACTGTACTGTGGGTGGCTCAACAATAATTTACTGTACCACCATCCGGGACACTGAACAG GTACATGAAGCAATGATTACTGCTGGAATCAAATCTAACATTTACCATGGTAAAATGGGTAGCAAAGCTAGAGAGGAATCCCATAG GTCGTTTGTTAGAGATGAAGTACTTGTGATGGTGGCAACCATTGCATTTGGGATGGGAATAGATAAGCCCGATGTTAGATGTGTAATACACTACGGTTGCCCTAAGAGCCTAGAATCGTACTACCAGGAAAGTGGGCGTTGTGGAAGAGATGGACTGCCTTCATTCTGCTGGCTATATTATCAAAGAAGTGATTTTGCAAAAGCTGACTTCTATTGTTCTGAAGCAACTAAT GCAATGCAAAGGAATGCCATCATGGATTCCTTCATGGCAGCACAGAAATATTGCCTCCTTGGTACATGCCGCAGAAAATGCCTGTTGCAGTACTTTGGTGAAGAGCATGCCACTGACTGTG GTAACTGCGATAATTGCACAACGACAAAGACTGAGAGGGATTTGTCAAAAGAATCTTTCTTGTTGCTGTCCTGCATCAAGTCTTGTGGAGGACGCTGGGGCCTTAATATGCCAATTGATGTTCTCCGTGGATCACGG GTCAAAAAGCTAGTTGAGAAGAATTACGATAAACTTCCAATGCATGCGCGGGGAAAAGACTATCCGCCAAACTGGTGGAAAGCACTTGGTGGTCTGCTTATGGCACATG GTTACTTGAAGGAGACTACGAGTGATGGATTTAGATTGGTCAG TGTTAGTCCAAAAggggccaagtttctctccgatgGTGGAACACCACTATTTTTGCAGCCAACTGCAGAGATGATTGAGCAAGAGGAGCTTGGTAGTTCACAGCATAAAGAAGGGGGCTTAAATCCTCTGACCCCTGTAGACTCTGAAAAGACATCTGAG GAGGAACTGAAACTCTACCAAATGCTCTTGAACGTCAGGACGAAACTTGCTCGGGATATTGGAACTGCTCC ATATGCTATATGCGGTGATCAGACCCTAAGACACTTTGCAAGGATTAGGCCTTCTACTGGAGCTAGACTGGCTAATATTGATGGTGTTAACCAG CACTTCATCTCACGTTACAGTGGCACTTTTGTCCAACATATCACTCAATTTTCAAAAGAGTTGAATCTTTCATTAGATGATTCATCAGGAGTAGAGGAAACGGTGTCCGTTTCTAAACCTGTAAACAACAAGTTTCCAATGAAATTGGGTGATGCCAGATTTACTGCATGGGAACTGTGGCAGAATAAGGAGTACTCGTTCAAGAAAATTGCG CATTTCCGCAGAGCAGTGCCGATAAAGGAGCAAACGGTTATTCAATATATACTTGATGCTGCTCGGGACGGATCTGAGATGAACTGGAATAGGTTCTGCGAGGAGACAGGACTGACACTTGAGATAGCTTCACAGATCCGTCTTGCCATTGCAAAGGTTGGATCACGCGACAAGTTGAAGCCAATAAAAGATGAGCTTCCAGAAAAT GTAACatacgaaatgatcaagatattcTTCACAATCGACGAACTTGGAGTGTCAGAGAAAGCTTTTGGTGGCATTCCTACTGATGGGGCCAGAGCAGCCGAGTCGCCAAAATCCTGTTCCCACGAGAGTGAAGCTGTTGAGAACAGTAATCAAGGAGACAGTGTCATCACGGCAGACGCCTGTGATTCAAGCCCGTCGAGGAAGAGGTCCGGTACTGATGGCACGCCAGTCCCTGATGACGAACAAGTAAAGAAACGGCAAAAGACGGACGAGCAAGTGACTGAGTCTACTCCCCCAGCTGTTGCCACCGAAGAAGCTATACTTGAACTGGTCGAGAGCCGTGGTGGG GTTTCGTTGGAGGATGCTGTCAAGCACTTCAGCGGGTCGAAACGAGAATCTGTCGTCGAGATGTTGGAGAGCCTCCAGTGCAACTTTGCTGTGTACATGAAAAACGACTGCTACCTGGTTTTGTGA